From the Clupea harengus chromosome 15, Ch_v2.0.2, whole genome shotgun sequence genome, one window contains:
- the apobb.1 gene encoding apolipoprotein Bb, tandem duplicate 1 — protein sequence MGDTKLCLMLILSAVALALAERYKPFHKYEYLYEAESLNFLNGAVNGPKGSCKVEIEVPGPCHYIVRTTECTLSEVTEFDEAGHPVFAPAATADAFKAAMEKNSLKVTVEGDNIKLFPEDDEPVNILNIKRGMISGFAVPVLEEEKNKRMPTIYGLCKTGYTVNAREDIATDVTLTRDLSSCDQFKPVSDHTSPLALITGMHYPLAQLIRSTQTCNYQFDNAEHHPVAGECIENHILVPFSHKGKNGVTNVSKQKATLLAVSEYDERVFDPILANEQTLHPHASVDKSPIQDKDAALALLTELAGLSKTENGHKRAHLARKIVSMIRKMSAETLAAGVPEALEISRSLTYQALFQCGTPECSSAIMQILRTFDSSSMEIDATVYAMGLLPNPSRQLVHDMLEMAKFKQSKPIFYGASNAVKRLYKAEGKVTPEIEAVANFALEQIGDCTGDQEHIFMSLKVIGNMAAAMGAASPALKSAVIQCVNEPAATPEVQLAAIQAYRQTTLPEEGRQVLMQVLLDGAAPLQKRVAAYLVLMKDPQPSELSQLAAALPIEENQQAKSFVISHVTNILSSTAPETQELRQKILDALQGNEVGTVMDPTKFSRNYKVGSLEGNMIFEGASYLPKEVMLDMTLNAFGYDVDMFEIGMEGKGLEPTVEALFGANGFFPDTVMKTIYFAADRMPGHFSQTLKKMLPSLRNDRKKRQSSQNLLRELGRNVNKLFRDLKAQDAPEAMVYLKMLGMELGYLKTKDMEEMAYSAALMIDNLLKMFPTDFIKGLLTSADNELFAHYIFMDNEFYLPTGAGVPLRVALSGTFTPGVKGGVNIAPDMSEVAFMPSAGIEFVTEVGAHFPDFVQSGLEMHTNIYHESGLKAKVSVSHNNIKLTIPAPQSPTKLVSFTNSLISVHGAETKTIPATGERVDVTECTPVFAGMKYCTALQYSDAMQTDESPYFPFTGDSKLAIELHPTGEVSEYTANIDHSYEDKTDKVTLTLKAEGEAASEATATVKFNRQKYNVEADLQIPDYDLEVGLRLGSVNPDTKGKATHSVQIDLVNKNIPQASLVALAKIEAMKDATLDLQLLVPALKADAKVSAHIHRAEGLTLELETDVKLPETSSVQKITLKYDAEKLEAEIKSDVSSEIQNIIPNVDAVKASVNGLLDSQIGQTGMNVRDVLAKSVETTNAYLEKLEAEIPYVQNVRLPSLPELSLPERLYLNAEADAKYHFGTHSYTIAIPLPLGGKSSGDLNFPAALTTPHLTVPQLGLEVASIDIPLPEVFVPEQVSVSVPVFGKAEVSAKVHSNFYNLEADVSAGRDPVDHPSYSAKVELTGSCPVDLLCFKTEASALLAGTPGDSLKAELKTHVNHKLIDASISVVEVATIADNFNLKSNSKIEATSPLGVLVSLEYEGDGNVNTEGIFGNGKLEASLKAGPVYGATTISQTVEVFPFKPEAKIDSSVTIDSTLVKAQNTFAAAFANGELTATSNTAALDDTLVHLAEVTFKDSTLAVKSDTKAEALGLKIQNVAEASAGAGAVNIKVETSADHAEDRIHSLVSATLDVNGLAVNSDADVKLAENTATHKASLTLNKDGLATNGATSLQSPLKLENTFSGSLDASKGAFNTDTKGEFADMKIAHAMSLTGTLSSIAFNNNAEAVVSEGTSYTHSIVLDVHDYTASLNINNDLKVLHANLVNHAELKVEPYKADLTGSLKAAYGEEELKHTFEIKYADLMANAKCSTAGKLLGSHLSQNTEVEVAGLTVRINNDARFNSQLLRFDTTTRATAVPFSFNIDAIANADGDLTLYGKHSAQVYTKFLMKAEPLAFAHSHECRVSTSQNLDNGVSIETGLDNKIETLLTPSHQKAHVTLKSKFNNHAINEEVNVYNTPEGLGLEVAGTILTSLLNTADSENQEFAVSGFLKYDKSTSSHTIHLPLIESMPALLESVKITIVSTAEALQAIIIREDLVNKLESIPDYISDFVKTLNMEGRAITLKENLLSLTREYAITVEDLEASLMNLKSALEKLLTDLAAGVNETVKMIKELIASGTLSETVVKRLTEELNALNEEYDINAMFVAVIELVEDLIKQIDLMKLKDSSIALLHDLDAQYAIKAKLEERVGELKQMISSFSLAQFVEDLKNLISSVDIEGLTSQLVAHIPTEQLNKIVDTVKSLVTELDIIGKLNAVYGNVRAVLVKYELDKRFEAILEKVVELIQKFKIDETVQVVVNTLKTIHIPVALEDAINYLKATEIKQATEHLNEYIDAFVHRVKAFDYNAFVDDVNEKIAAYTGELNTLIASLEIPQKVEATREFVNYALSTLSGLLEELRGIKVADLIKTLKDIIDSVALNDIRALVAKLPEVDLRGEIQHYLEVVSNLYTKVMDIVIETFSGVIDAVQKFVADQAIVGQLKQVIEGVVTGLKTAEFEFPSFTVPLTNLVLPSFKISLAHLQDSLPTQIDLPEFTILGFHTVPAMTITYDDVKQKVMQLIDFIVNFEITFVNVDAFFGELTMNYLPELSAISLPEITLPEISLPAIPKVSTEHLLDIPLQIPEIKLPHIPTELIVPAFGKLYGEIKVNTPIYTLRSAAELQNAPESETTPQYTASLTAQGSSSVFEGLDYNLDSSASVKFPEMTNVVVAENLKFTSSILAVDHEATVTVPSQASAKTTVKATTSLLTAELVNNVLIDGLSVSLDTTYNQQINIALISFTSETALAQKAAAHLEGQTLTLTVGHEGTAKFALPDYSDEGTLKSDLHYTMDFNTAKLTYTGDINSATLKMKQVLNADAVVLSYLTFDARVEAESPIIKNSLLTASGKAHLGDMKVEIKANHDTELAGALSGTLSNSIHALVKAYEVVLDFQNKGNAKVSLADTLSAKLDLQNDYSVNLNQDLQHINTMALVKLNQYKISYNFTAENNQAETGIYAAVDSEANLEFLTVPISIPELAVPIIDFKTPAINDINLYEHTGLKHLLTSTEQTVDVDAKIVYKKSSFAVGSLVSEASFKSSIVNLNVNAEVSAEDDLVIRIGAVSASVFDGLKAKIDGTSSLTTKRGVKLATALSLENAHVEATHDSTLNLNTEELEASLSAATVAKVNLAILTAEANHQLTADTKEHPKAASTLNIKYTLDIPVIKAVGSGDAENSLKLEAGLYFISLESSTKGHIDGTILDTGLVKGALDNTANIYLNENGLRSTLKSNGNAHISHGDLKVDFDLDEDIALEGSLSRFYSTVKIASNNEINVAALNTKGKHSAQATVDLSPLSSLTADVEIDFAQPSSLGELSIFDKTVIELTAQKQKVACNAKIVTPVYTTTAAAEVEGEIPDIKGTFKLSATSPVEFLVYDLDSSIASAVESAALSLTGKAVLTHAELTVDVQNTLTAAMSDDGAFRHSLNVDISSPTFTDVNFRYAARKDGASASISTPSTGFLGLQLQGRVPSQFYARLYSRYASSPETDVEILTIRAAAKDGDKLRLQASYNLDAPKDIMVALEERVPAITSTLVSFADKYGIAGALESLKNTLVNTVSEAYNTAKSHAPEMSQLSILFRDVVVQYQKTVQVLLDAAIKFLRETQIELPGMEKATLPEIVHKITTNVGTVFEQLLQVISENLFAYLTPIVDTISSIQVTMPSGEVLTGGQILDQVKAVVNKVVELVKNLESLDKILEKLGEALHDVVEKAQGFVDSLHSDILDTVSLYINTLYHNLLTVVKTITEHVDSLLNVQEVESTIKYAVEFVRSVVDMILTRVSAILPQGVDNAYLKVSEGRLEVELPLSLHQ from the exons ATGGGGGACACTAAGCTCTGCCTCATGCTGATCCTCAGCGCTGTCGCGTTGGCCC TGGCCGAGAGGTACAAGCCCTTCCACAAGTATGAATATCTGTATGAAGCCGAATCCCTCAACTTCCTCAACGGAGCTGTCAACGGCCCCAAAGGAAGCTGCAAG GTTGAGATTGAGGTTCCTGGCCCCTGCCACTACATCGTTCGTACCACTGAGTGCACGCTCAGTGAGGTCACTGAATTTGATGAAGCTGGCCACCCAGTCTTTGCCCCAGCAGCCACTGCTGATGCCTTCAAGGCTGCCATGGAGAA GAACTCTCTCAAGGTCACTGTTGAAGGGGACAACATCAAGCTGTTCCCTGAGGACGACGAGCCTGTCAACATCCTCAACATTAAGAGGGGAATGATCTCTGGCTTTGCTGTGCCTGTtctggaagaggagaagaacaagagAATG CCCACCATCTATGGATTGTGCAAGACTGGCTACACTGTGAATGCCAGAGAGGACATTGCCACAGACGTGACCCTCACAAGAGACCTGTCCAGCTGTGACCAATTCAAGCCAGTCAGCGACCACACCAGCCCCCTGGCCCTCATCACTGGCATG CACTACCCTCTTGCCCAGCTGATCAGGAGCACCCAGACCTGCAACTACCAGTTTGACAATGCAGAGCACCACCCAGTCGCTGGTGAATGCATTGAGAACCACATCCTGGTGCCTTTCTCCCACAA GGGTAAAAATGGAGTTACCAACGTCAGCAAACAGAAGGCCACCCTTCTGGCAGTCTCTGAGTACGACGAGAGAGTCTTTGACCCCA TTCTGGCCAATGAGCAGACCCTGCACCCACACGCCAGTGTGGACAAGAGCCCAATCCAGGACAAAGATGCTGCTCTCGCTCTCCTAACTGAACTGGCTGGCCTTTCCAAGACCGAGAATGGACACAAGAGAGCCCACCTGGCCCGCAAGATCGTGAGCATGATCCGCAAGATGTCTGCAGAGACCCTGGCTGCTGGCGTGCCCGAGGCCCTGGAAATCTCTCGCTCCCTGACCTACCAGGCTCTGTTCCAGTGCGGCACCCCCGAGTGCAGCAGCGCCATCATGCAGATCCTCAGGACCTTCGACAGCTCTTCTATGGAGATTGATGCCACCGTCTACGCCATGGGTCTGCTACCCAACCCTTCTCGCCAGCTCGTCCACGACATGCTGGAGATGGCCAAGTTCAAGCAGAGCAAGCCCATTTTCTATGGTGCCAGTAATGCCGTCAAGAG ACTGTACAAGGCTGAGGGTAAGGTCACTCCTGAGATTGAGGCTGTTGCCAACTTTGCCCTGGAGCAGATTGGAGACTGCACTGGTGACCAGGAGCACATTTTCATGTCCCTGAAG GTTATTGGTAACATGGCTGCTGCTATGGGGGCTGCTAGCCCTGCCCTGAAATCTGCTGTGATCCAGTGTGTGAACGAGCCTGCTGCTACTCCCGAGGTTCAGCTTGCTGCCATCCAGGCCTACAGACAGACCACTCTGCCAGAGGAG GGCAGACAGGTGCTCATGCAGGTCCTTCTGGACGGTGCTGCCCCACTGCAGAAACGTGTTGCTGCCTACCTGGTGCTGATGAAGGACCCTCAGCCCTCTGAACTGTCTCAGCTAGCTGCTGCCCTGCCAATTGAGGAGAACCAACAGGCCAAGAGCTTTGTGATCTCTCATGTCACCAACATCCTGAGCTCCACTGCACCCGAGACCCAAGA GCTGAGACAGAAGATCCTTGATGCCCTGCAGGGCAATGAGGTTGGAACTGTCATGGACCCAACCAAGTTCTCCCGCAACTACAAGGTCGGATCCCTGGAGGGAAACATGATCTTTGAGGGCGCTAGCTACCTGCCTAAGGAAGTCATGCTGGATATGACCCTGAATGCCTTTGGCTATGATGTGGACATGTTTGAG ATTGGCATGGAGGGCAAGGGACTTGAGCCAACTGTTGAGGCCCTGTTTGGTGCCAATGGGTTCTTCCCCGACACTGTGATGAAGACCATCTACTTTGCTGCTGACAGGATGCCTGGCCATTTCAGTCAGACTCTGAAGAAGATGCTTCCTTCCCTGAGGAACgacaggaagaagagacag tCTTCCCAGAACCTTCTAAGagagcttggccgtaacgtcaACAAACTGTTCAGAGACCTGAAGGCTCAGGATGCCCCTGAGGCCATGGTCTACCTGAAAATGCTTGGAATGGAACTTGGCTACCTGAAGACCAAAGACATGGAGGAGATGGCCTACTCTGCTGCACTAATGATTGACAACCTCCTGAAAATGTTCCCTACTGAT TTCATCAAGGGACTGCTGACCAGCGCTGACAATGAGCTGTTTGCCCACTACATCTTCATGGACAATGAGTTCTACCTGCCAACCGGCGCTGGTGTTCCTCTGAGGGTTGCCCTGTCTGGTACCTTCACCCCTGGAGTCAAGGGAGGAGTGAACATTGCTCCTGATATG AGTGAAGTGGCATTCATGCCATCTGCTGGTATCGAGTTTGTGACTGAGGTTGGAGCCCACTTCCCTGACTTTGTTCAGTCTGGTCTGGAGATGCACACCAACATTTACCACGAGAGTGGCCTGAAAGCCAAGGTGTCTGTGTCCCACAACAACATCAAGTTGACCATCCCTGCCCCTCAGAGCCCTACCAAGCTCGTCAGCTTCAC CAACTCCCTGATATCTGTGCATGGTGCTGAGACCAAGACCATCCCagccacaggagagagagttgATGTGACAGAATGCACACCTGTTTTTGCTGGCATGAAGTACTGCACAGCTCTGCAGTACTCTGATGCTATGCAGACTGATGAGTCTCCTTACTTCCCCTTCACTGGGGACAGCAA GCTTGCCATCGAGCTGCATCCTACTGGTGAGGTCTCAGAATACACTGCCAACATTGACCATTCCTATGAGGACAAGACCGACAAAGTGACTTTGACTCTGAAGGCTGAAG GAGAAGCAGCTTCTGAGGCCACAGCAACTGTGAAGTTCAACAGGCAGAAGTACAACGTTGAAGCTGATCTCCAGATCCCTGATTATGACTTGGAGGTTGGGCTCAGGCTCGGCTCTGTCAACCCCGACACCAAGGGCAAGGCCACACACTCTGTCCAGATTGACCTCGTCAACAAGAACATTCCTCAGGCCTCTCTGGTTGCCCTGGCCAA AATTGAGGCAATGAAGGATGCCACTCTGGACCTTCAGCTCCTTGTGCCTGCACTGAAGGCTGATGCCAAAGTCTCTGCACACATTCACCGTGCTGAGGGTCTGACCCTGGAACTTGAAACTGATGTTAAGCTGCCAGAGACTTCCTCTGTCCAGAAGATCACTCTGAAATACG atgctgaaaaactggaAGCTGAGATTAAGTCAGATGTGAGCTCTGAGATCCAGAACATCATCCCCAATGTTGATGCCGTCAAGGCTTCTGTCAACGGTCTTCTTGACAGCCAGATTGGTCAGACTGGCATGAACGTCCGTGATGTCCTCGCTAAATCTGTTGAG ACTACCAATGCCTACCTGGAGAAGCTGGAGGCTGAGATTCCTTATGTGCAGAACGTGAGGCTTCCTTCTCTTCCTGAGCTTTCTCTGCCCGAGAGACTGTACCTGAATGC TGAGGCTGATGCCAAATACCACTTCGGCACGCATTCCTACACCATCGCCATTCCTCTGCCTCTTGGAGGGAAATCCTCTGGAGACCTGAACTTCCCTGCTGCCCTCACCACTCCTCACCTGACAGTGCCCCAGCTGGGCCTGGAGGTAGCCTCCATTGACATTCCCCTCCCTGAGGTGTTTGTTCCAGagcaggtgtctgtgtctgtgcctgtcttcGGAAAGGCTGAAGTCTCCGCCAAGGTGCACAGCAACTTCTACAACCTGGAGGCTGACGTCTCTGCTGGTAGAGATCCAGTTGACCACCCCAGTTATTCTGCTAAAGTGGAGCTCACTGGTAGCTGCCCTGTAGATCTCCTCTGTTTCAAGACTGAAG cATCTGCATTGCTTGCTGGTACACCTGGTGATTCCCTGAAGGCTGAATTGAAGACACATGTGAACCACAAGCTCATTGATGCCAGCATTAGTGTTGTGGAGGTTGCAACTATTGCTGACAACTTCAACTTGAAGTCCAACAGCAAGATTGAGGCAACTAGTCCTCTTGGTGTACTTGTGTCTCTGGAGTATGAGGGTGATGGTAATGTGAACACAGAGGGGATCTTTGGAAATGGAAAACTAGAGGCATCCCTTAAGGCTGGCCCAGTTTATGGTGCTACCACCATCTCCCAGACGGTCGAAGTTTTCCCATTCAAGCCAGAGGCCAAGATTGACTCTTCTGTTACGATTGATTCCACCCTTGTCAAAGCCCAGAACACATTTGCTGCTGCCTTTGCTAATGGTGAGCTGACTGCCACATCCAACACTGCAGCACTTGATGATACCCTGGTGCATCTTGCTGAGGTCACCTTCAAGGATTCCACACTGGCTGTGAAGTCCGATACCAAAGCAGAAGCCCTCGGCCTGAAGATTCAAAATGTGGCTGAAGCCTctgctggtgctggagctgtTAACATCAAGGTGGAAACAAGTGCTGACCATGCAGAAGACCGCATCCATTCCCTTGTGTCTGCTACCCTGGATGTCAATGGACTGGCTGTGAACAGTGATGCTGATGTCAAGCTTGCAGAGAACACTGCAACTCACAAAGCATCCTTGACACTGAACAAGGATGGTCTGGCAACCAATGGAGCCACATCCCTGCAGAGCCCTCTGAAGCTGGAGAACACATTCAGCGGTTCCCTGGATGCATCTAAGGGTGCCTTCAACACTGACACCAAAGGTGAATTTGCTGACATGAAGATTGCTCATGCCATGTCTCTGACTGGAACACTCTCTTCTATTGCTTTCAACAACAATGCTGAAGCAGTTGTTAGCGAGGGAACCTCCTACACCCATTCCATTGTCCTTGATGTGCATGACTACACTGCATCTTTGAACATCAACAATGACCTGAAGGTCCTGCATGCCAACTTGGTGAATCACGCTGAGCTTAAGGTAGAGCCCTACAAGGCTGATCTGACTGGAAGCCTGAAGGCAGCCTATGGAGAAGAGGAGCTCAAGCACACTTTTGAAATCAAGTACGCTGACCTGATGGCCAATGCCAAGTGCAGCACAGCTGGTAAACTTCTGGGCTCTCACCTCAGCCAGAACACTGAGGTTGAGGTTGCTGGACTTACTGTTAGAATCAACAATGATGCCCGCTTCAACTCCCAGCTTCTCCGCTTTGACACCACCACCCGTGCAACAGCTGTTCCCTTCAGCTTCAACATTGATGCTATTGCCAATGCTGATGGTGACCTGACCCTGTATGGGAAGCACAGTGCTCAAGTCTACACCAAGTTCCTCATGAAGGCAGAGCCACTGGCATTTGCACACTCTCATGAATGCAGAGTCTCAACCTCCCAAAACCTTGACAATGGTGTTTCCATTGAGACTGGGCTTGACAACAAGATTGAAACTCTCCTGACTCCCTCTCACCAGAAGGCTCATGTGACACTGAAGTCCAAATTCAACAACCATGCCATCAACGAGGAGGTCAATGTTTACAACACACCTGAGGGGCTTGGACTGGAAGTGGCAGGAACTATCCTGACCAGTCTGCTCAACACAGCTGACAGCGAGAACCAAGAGTTTGCTGTCTCTGGGTTCCTGAAGTATGACAAGAGCACTTCCAGCCACACCATCCACCTGCCTCTCATTGAGAGTATGCCCGCTCTCCTTGAAAGTGTGAAAATCACCATTGTGAGTACTGCAGAGGCCTTGCAAGCTATTATCATCAGGGAGGACCTTGTTAACAAGTTGGAGAGTATCCCCGACTACATCAGCGACTTTGTGAAGACACTGAATATGGAAGGAAGAGCAATCACCCTCAAAGAGAACCTGCTATCCCTTACCCGAGAGTATGCCATCACTGTTGAAGACTTGGAGGCCTCCCTGATGAACCTGAAGTCTGCTCTCGAGAAGCTCCTGACTGATCTGGCTGCTGGTGTCAATGAAACCGTTAAAATGATCAAAGAGCTGATTGCAAGTGGAACTCTGTCTGAGACTGTTGTCAAGAGACTGACTGAGGAACTCAACGCACTAAATGAAGAATATGACATCAATGCTATGTTTGTTGCAGTCATTGAACTTGTTGAAGATCTGATTAAGCAGATTGATCTCATGAAACTGAAGGACAGCAGCATTGCTCTCTTGCATGACCTGGATGCCCAGTATGCCATCAAAGCCAAGCTTGAGGAAAGAGTGGGTGAACTGAAACAAATGATTTCAAGCTTCAGCTTGGCTCAGTTTGTTGAGGATCTGAAGAACTTGATTTCCTCCGTTGACATCGAAGGTCTGACCAGTCAGCTGGTAGCACACATTCCAACAGAGCAACTGAACAAGATTGTAGACACAGTCAAATCTCTGGTCACAGAATTGGACATCATTGGCAAGCTGAATGCAGTATATGGCAATGTGAGAGCTGTACTTGTTAAATACGAACTTGACAAAAGATTTGAAGCAATCCTGGAGAAGGTTGTTGAGCTCATCCAGAAATTCAAAATTGATGAGACTGTACAGGTCGTTGTTAACACTCTGAAGACCATTCACATCCCTGTCGCACTGGAAGATGCTATCAACTACCTGAAGGCCACAGAGATCAAGCAGGCTACTGAGCATTTGAACGAATATATTGATGCTTTTGTGCATAGAGTTAAAGCATTTGACTACAATGCCTTTGTAGATGATGTCAATGAGAAAATTGCTGCTTACACTGGTGAGCTGAATACACTCATTGCTTCTCTTGAGATTCCACAGAAGGTTGAGGCAACCAGAGAATTTGTCAACTATGCTCTGTCCACACTGAGTGGCCTCTTGGAAGAACTGAGGGGCATCAAGGTAGCTGATTTAATCAAAACTCTGAAAGACATCATTGACAGTGTGGCTCTGAATGACATCAGAGCACTGGTGGCCAAACTTCCAGAGGTTGACCTCAGAGGTGAAATCCAGCATTACCTGGAAGTCGTCAGCAACCTGTACACCAAGGTTATGGACATTGTCATTGAAACCTTCAGTGGAGTTATTGATGCAGTCCAGAAATTTGTTGCTGATCAAGCAATTGTTGGCCAACTTAAGCAGGTCATTGAGGGAGTTGTGACTGGACTGAAGACAGCTGAGTTTGAATTCCCATCATTCACTGTCCCACTCACCAACCTGGTTCTGCCTTCCTTCAAGATCAGCCTGGCCCACCTTCAGGACAGCCTTCCAACACAGATTGACCTGCCCGAGTTCACCATTCTGGGCTTCCATACTGTGCCAGCCATGACCATTACTTATGATGATGTCAAGCAGAAGGTTATGCAGCTCATTGACTTCATTGTCAACTTTGAAATCACCTTTGTGAATGTGGATGCCTTCTTTGGAGAGCTCACCATGAATTATCTGCCTGAGCTGTCTGCTATTTCACTGCCAGAGATTACCCTTCCAGAGATCTCTCTCCCGGCCATCCCCAAGGTCAGTACTGAGCATCTCCTTGACATCCCTCTGCAGATCCCTGAGATCAAGCTCCCTCACATTCCCACTGAGCTGATAGTGCCAGCTTTTGGAAAGCTGTATGGTGAAATCAAAGTGAACACTCCCATCTACACCCTCCGATCTGCTGCTGAACTCCAAAATGCTCCAGAGAGCGAGACGACTCCCCAGTACACAGCCTCCCTGACCGCCCAAGGATCATCTTCTGTTTTTGAAGGACTGGACTACAACCTGGACTCCAGTGCTAGTGTGAAGTTCCCTGAGATGACCAATGTCGTTGTTGCAGAAAACCTGAAGTTCACATCTTCTATTCTTGCTGTGGACCATGAGGCAACAGTGACCGTCCCATCCCAGGCCTCTGCCAAGACCACTGTGAAGGCAACCACTTCTCTCCTCACAGCTGAGCTGGTCAACAATGTACTCATTgatggtctgtctgtgtctcttgaTACCACCTACAACCAGCAGATCAACATCGCTCTGATCTCCTTCACCAGCGAAACCGCTCTGGCTCAGAAGGCAGCTGCTCATCTGGAAGGTCAGACCCTCACTCTTACCGTTGGACATGAGGGAACTGCCAAGTTTGCTCTCCCAGACTACTCTGATGAGGGAACACTCAAGAGTGACCTTCACTACACCATGGACTTCAACACTGCCAAGTTGACATACACTGGTGACATCAACAGTGCCACTCTCAAGATGAAGCAGGTGTTAAATGCTGATGCTGTTGTCCTCAGTTACCTCACCTTTGATGCCCGTGTCGAAGCGGAGTCTCCAATCATCAAGAACAGCCTGCTGACCGCCTCTGGGAAGGCTCACCTGGGTGACATGAAAGTCGAAATCAAGGCCAATCACGACACAGAGCTTGCTGGTGCTCTTAGTGGAACCCTGTCCAACTCCATCCATGCTTTGGTTAAAGCCTATGAAGTTGTGCTCGATTTCCAGAACAAGGGTAATGCCAAGGTCAGCCTGGCTGACACACTTTCAGCAAAGCTTGATCTCCAGAATGACTACTCTGTCAACCTGAATCAGGATCTGCAGCACATCAACACCATGGCCCTTGTCAAGCTGAATCAGTACAAGATCAGCTACAACTTCACAGCTGAAAACAACCAGGCCGAAACCGGCATCTATGCTGCTGTCGATAGTGAAGCAAATCTCGAATTCCTGACTGTGCCTATTAGCATTCCTGAGCTTGCTGTGCCAATCATTGATTTCAAGACCCCAGCCATCAATGACATCAATCTGTATGAGCACACTGGCCTGAAGCACCTGCTGACCTCCACTGAGCAGACAGTTGATGTGGATGCAAAGATTGTGTACAAGAAAAGCAGTTTTGCTGTTGGCAGTCTGGTCTCTGAAGCCTCTTTCAAGTCCTCCATCGTCAACCTGAATGTCAATGCTGAGGTGTCTGCTGAGGATGACTTGGTTATCCGCATTGGTGCCGTCTCTGCATCTGTCTTTGATGGTCTGAAGGCCAAGATTGATGGTACCAGCAGCCTTACCACCAAGAGAGGTGTGAAACTGGCCACAGCCCTTTCTCTGGAGAATGCCCATGTTGAGGCAACCCATGACAGCACTCTGAACCTGAACACTGAAGAGCTGGAAGCCTCTCTTTCTGCTGCAACTGTTGCAAAGGTGAACCTGGCTATCCTCACTGCTGAGGCCAACCACCAGCTGACAGCAGACACAAAGGAACATCCCAAAGCAGCCTCCACTCTCAACATCAAGTACACCTTGGACATTCCAGTCATCAAGGCTGTTGGTTCTGGAGATGCTGAGAACAGCCTGAAGCTTGAGGCTGGTCTCTACTTCATTTCCCTGGAATCCTCAACAAAGGGACACATTGATGGAACCATCCTGGACACAGGTCTTGTAAAGGGAGCCCTGGATAACACAGCTAACATCTACCTGAATGAGAATGGCCTTCGCTCAACTTTGAAGAGCAACGGCAATGCACATATCAGCCATGGAGACTTGAAGGTGGACTTTGATCTTGATGAAGACATTGCTCTTGAAGGAAGCCTGAGCCGTTTCTATTCCACAGTGAAAATCGCCTCCAACAACGAAATCAATGTAGCTGCCCTGAACACCAAGGGAAAGCACTCTGCTCAGGCTACTGTTGACCTGTCTCCACTGAGCTCTCTGACTGCTGACGTGGAAATTGACTTCGCTCAGCCAAGCAGCTTGGGTGAACTCAGCATCTTTGATAAGACTGTTATTGAGCTGACTGCCCAGAAACAGAAGGTCGCCTGCAATGCCAAGATTGTCACCCCTGTGTACACCACCACTGCTGCAGCTGAAGTGGAGGGTGAAATCCCTGATATCAAGGGAACCTTCAAGCTCTCTGCAACATCCCCTGTCGAGTTCCTGGTCTATGATCTGGATA GCTCCATTGCATCTGCTGTGGAGAGCGCTGCTCTGAGCTTGACTGGCAAGGCTGTCCTTACCCATGCTGAGCTGACTGTTGATGTTCAGAATACTCTTACTGCAGCCATGTCTGATGATGG TGCTTTCCGCCACTCCCTGAATGTGGACATCAGCAGCCCAACCTTCACTGATGTGAACTTCCGCTATGCTGCTCGCAAGGATGGTGCCAGTGCTTCCATCTCTACTCCATCCACTGGTTTCCTCGGACTCCAGCTCCAGGGCAGGGTCCCATCCCAGTTTTATGCTAGACTGTACAGTCGCTATGCT TCCTCCCCTGAGACCGATGTGGAGATTCTGACCATCAGAGCTGCTGCCAAGGATGGAGACAAGTTGCGCCTGCAGGCTTCCTACAACCTGGATGCCCCCAAGGACATCATGGTTGCTCTGGAGGAGAGAGTTCCTGCCATCACCTCCACCCTAGTTAGCTTTGCAGACAAGTACGGCATCGCCGGTGCTCTTGAGAGCTTGAAGAACACACTTGTGAACACAGTCAGTGAGGCCTACAACACTGCCAAGAGCCACGCTCCCGAGATGAGCCAGCTGTCCATCCTCTTCAGGGATGTTGTTGTTCAGTACCAGAAGACCGTTCAGGTCCTGCTTGATGCAGCCATCAAGTTCCTGAGGGAAACCCAGATTGAGCTGCCAGGGATGGAGAAGGCTACTCTGCCCGAAATCGTGCACAAGATCACAACCAATGTTGGCACAGTGTTTGAGCAGCTTCTGCAGGTGATCAGTGAAAACCTGTTTGCCTACCTCACACCAATTGTTGACACCATCAGCTCCATCCAGGTGACCATGCCCTCTGGCGAGGTTCTGACTGGGGGCCAGATTCTGGACCAGGTGAAGGCTGTCGTGAACAAGGTGGTGGAGTTGGTGAAGAATCTGGAGAGCCTTGACAAGATCCTAGAGAAGCTGGGCGAGGCCCTCCATGATGTCGTTGAGAAGGCCCAGGGCTTTGTCGACAGCTTGCACTCTGACATCCTAGACACCGTCTCCCTGTACATCAACACCCTCTACCACAACCTTCTTACTGTGGTGAAGACCATCACAGAGCATGTGGATTCCCTGCTGAATGTGCAGGAGGTTGAAAGCACAATCAAGTATGCTGTGGAGTTCGTCAGGTCTGTGGTGGATATGATCCTCACCCGTGTCTCTGCTATCCTGCCCCAGGGTGTGGATAACGCTTACCTGAAAGTAAGCGAAGGAAGGCTGGAGGTTGAGCTTCCACTTTCCCTCCACCAGTAA